TCTGCCTTACTGTTGCTTTTCTTCTGTCAGCTTAGTAAATTATTGCTTTGCCCTGAATATCTCTTCAAGTTCTTAAAATCTCAATCTAAACTTGCTGTTTTCTGATGTACGGTAAATGGAATCCCAATTAATAGAATTATGTCTAGTCAAATCGTAGGTTTAATGAGTACCTTGGTGATTTTTCACAAATAAAGTGACTGGACTTCCATAGCAATAATTGTAGCTGGATAGAAGTTTGtttgctttctgattttttttttaaaaactggttccCCTGTGGGGTTGCCAGGTAagtaaaatgttacttttaaaaaacttcagcGACGCTATTAACTTATCACGTATTTTCATCTCTGTTGTATCATTTACTTCTCAAAATCATGCTCAGGAGAAGAGTTTATGTTTATGTAGTAAAGTTAATACCTTCTTTAAGCTTTTTGTTATTTAAGAAGTATTAAATTGATTTCTAGAAAAGAGTCTCATCGTGGAaggcaagagggaaaagaaaaaagtagagagGTTGACAATGCAAGTCTCTTCCTTGCAAAGAGAGCCATTTACAATTGCACAAGGTGAGTTTATGTTCCTTTCATTTTATAGTGAAAACGCCTAAATGTACAAAATGATGGATAGCAGTGCTTATTAGTTTTTAGTGTTTACTAAGTAGCAATATATAACTGGTGTAATTCTATTTAATTTGCCCTATTAGAACaagttatatgtaaattatgctGTAAAAAACAATTCTCATTAAATTAAATGTTCTAACACATAATGGGTATTTAACTTTAACATGGTATTTTTTCCTAGGAAAGGGGCAGAAACTTTGTGAAATTGAaaggatacatttttttctgagtaaGAAGAAAACGGATGAACTTAGAAATCTACATAAACTGCTTTACAACAGACCAGGCACAGTAAGACCTTTTTTATACCTTTTACCTAGTAGTATACTTATGTGTTAAAATACTTCACAATGGAAGCATAATTTTAGTTCTGGAAAGGACTTAAGCAATCAACTAGATCAATCTCCATACCATACAAGTGAGCCAGCTGACACACAGTTGAATGACTTATCACAGGACATGTAGCTGGATATTAGCCATTAGTATTTTAACATCCAGGACTCTTCATACTGTAGTTGTTTTTAAGACAAactaaaatttcacattttgaaatcaaaattatgatgattttagtgatttttaaCTGTATTAGAAGAAAtctgttttttggatttttaaaaaattaatttatatttattcatttatttggctgtgctgggtcttagttgtggcacgcaggatctagttccctgaccagggatcaaacccaggcaccctgtattgggagcacgaAGTCTAACTGCTGGACCACGAGGGACTTCCCTTTTTTGGATGTTTCTAAccattcagaaataaatgattacAGCATATTGTATCTCATTTTGAGGAAATATCTGTTAAATTAGGTGGTAATTTTTCGCCAGTGTTAGAATAAATCAGTGTTTCATTTACTGAATTACTATACTGTACACACAACTTCAGTATTTCATATAAGTGAGGAGACTTTGAGCTGTGAGTGGACAAAGTAAAGTTTGACATTGTTTGACTGTCTGAAGCatggtaaaatttattttcatgtgtgTTACCTCAGTCGACCCTTACAACAATCTAATCTACACAAGTCCCATTACTGCTAAATGGTATTAACTTTTGGAGGTGctctgttctttttaaagaatcaatccCTGACTTTCTgttggaaaataagaaatattactAGCAACTTGTATTATTTAAGGAAAGGacgtcatttattttttaatgttatttatttattttggccacaccgcacggcttgtgggatattagttccctgaccggggactgaacccgggcccttggcagtgagagcacggagccctaaccactggatcgccagggagtAGGCTGTCCTTTTAGTAACTTTCCACATTCCCTGGTGCTGTCAGGTAACATTTAGTTGTGGTTTTATAATTACTAGTAAAAATTCCCAGATGAAATTCATTTCAATTCAAATtgttattttcaaagaattgagTTTGAACACtttataatgttaatattttagtaGCAAATACAGTTTTCCAATGTGAAGAAAAAATGTTGAATACACCAGTATTGTAGTGTGGAGACAGGTGTGAAAATAAGGTGTTggctttgaaatttttcttgtgtaCATTACTGGGTAATAAATAGTAGCATTAATAATAGGAGAAACATTTTCAGGTGTCCTCATTAAAGAAGAATGTGGGTCAGTTCAGTGGATTTCCATTTGAAAAAGGAAGTATCCaatataaaaagaaggaagaaatgttgaaaaagtaagttatttttataaatatcataGTTAATGTGCTTCAcacttaattttaaacatttaaatataactGCCCTTACATTTTCAGTAGACTGACGATTCTTTGCTTTAAATTCCAAGAGCATGTCATCATAAAGTATTAACTATTTCTGATAAATAGCGGCTGTCAAGATTATTGAAAACTCAaaagacatttttgtttcttagaaGAATGATACAGGTAAATCATTCACACAGTCCAAAATTCAGGAGGTCCAAAGGAAATATAGTGAAAACTCTTCCATTCCTGTTCCCTGCCAGCCACTCTGTTCTCCCACTTATAGGTACCACTTACACTTTTTTGAAGTTAATCAACTTGATAGAAATCATTTCCATTCTAATGCCAACAAGatgatatattctttaaaaaaatttttttaatgtgatgatATATTCTTataagagtttttgtttgttaagTCACTTGTAGTTTAAAAACTCTAAGTATTAAAGGTCATTACCTATACCTTCTTTGAGACATTGTCAGTAGGAATACTCGggaaaatgtgttgtttaatcaGTCACCAGCCAGAAGAATTAACAAGTCtgtgaattttatagtattgAAAACTTTAGGTTATATTTCAGTGAACTAAGTGAATTTATTTTCATACCACCTTTAAGACTTAATTGGTAAATGatgttttccatttattaataattacatCTGGTTGTATTTCGTGCAGTAGTCAAGATTATCGGGAGTACTTCTAAGATTCAGAGAAACATTGgctgttttcttaatatttgtgGCTGAGCCAGTTTGGTTAGCTATTATCTTTATATTGTGGAGAATGTTTATAAACTTTCCTACATAATCACATTGGtttcttccattttctgtttcagatttaGAAATGCCATGTTAAAGAGCATCTGCGAGGTTCTTGATTTGGAGCGATCAGGTGTAAATAGTGAACTGGTGAAAAGGATCTTGAATTTCTTAATGCATCCAAAGCCTTCTGGCAAAGTGAGGATCACTTTTTACTATTTCAGTAACAAATCAGTTATTGGTAGTgtctccattctctttttttctggaacaTTTTAATTAGCATTGCTGTCAACATTCAGTAATATCTTTTACATTCAAAGAATATGCCTTCCGTTGACATATCTGCAACAATTTCATGACAGAAATAACAGAGAAGGCATACGGATGTGTTCTCCCTTATCAGATGTAAAGGATGtaagattaagaaaaataattgttaactAAATGTCAAATgggacagaaatacaaaggaagtaTCCAGAGTTATGTATATAGAAGGCACTTGAAGGACAGAAACAGGTTGAGCTGAGGGTGAGGTGTTGGGCTGGTGAGGGAGAGTGTGCGACCTATAATCAGATCAGGAAAGGCAAGATGGTGTATTAAAGCTGGATATTTACTAGATACTGGAATAAGGTTATGAGAAAGTGACAGaaaaaagctggctctttgaagtTTCTTGGACTGTATTTCCAGAATCATCAAGAGAGCCCAGGAGCTGGACAGGGAAGTAAAAGTCTTACAGTTTTCCCTACTCTTCTAAAATCTGGATTAGGTTTGCCCTGATTGTTCAACAGTAACAAAGGACATCACTGagttaaaatgtttattgaagtgTTAATTATATGACCTtgcattttcagtttgttttcaatcttttagcaaatattttcatattttttcattttgataggaAAGAAATTGGGAAGAGATCTAGAGGGCCTAGGAGTTCAGGGGAACACCATCAGTGAGGGGAGAAGGGCATTAAgattagaaatcagaaaatagcTCTGGgactttatttttgtctgctcTTGGTCCTGTTGACCATTAGCTGGATAGTGATACTTAAGGATATTTTTGTCATACAGCCACAAACTGAAGGCATATGGTAATGGGGGAGGAGGGGTTCTAgttgatttatttaaaagatgaGTTTGAACACTATTTCCCCAGAAGCAGTTACTAAGTTGCCTGAGATATGAGGGATATGTTTATATTCAACATTTCCTCAGTGATTTTCAAGTGTGTTAGTCTCAAGACCCCATTACCCTTTTAAAATCAATGAGGGCCtcaagagcttttgtttatgtgggttatttTGATATTTACTGTATTCTGaattaaaactgaaaagttcTAAAATAACAGGCTCACTACATGTTAACAAAAGTAATATctgtatgaaaaataactatacttTACAAAATTTTAATGAGAAGAACGGCCTTCTGTTTTTGCAAATCTGTTTATGTCTGTCTTAAGAGAAGACAGCTCTCTTCTCATTTGCTTCTGCATTTCCTTCTGTTGCAATGTATTGATTTGCTTGAAGTACATGAAGAAAATCCAGCCACACACAGCTGTGTATCTAGAAAAaggaaggatattttaaaaaccctttcAGTTAATTATGGATAGTCTCCTTTGATATAACACCAAAACTCCACAGTGGGGAGGttcttaaaggttagttgtaATGTATCTAAAACCATGTTAATAAACTTGGACCTTTTACCTATGCATATTTTGTAATATGCACTCTCCATTTGGAAAATGTTGGTTCCCTGAATTATGCATATCTTCCAAATGCTGGCGCATTTCATTGAACACTGTCAAAAAGTCACATTCATTAATATAACCTTtgtctcatcagaaaaaaatatctttaggTATTGGGAGGCTGTCAGTTCCATGATAGTGGATGTGAactttccaaaattttaattttcacttgaaattttgaaatttatcatTGGCAATACATACTGTCAGGTTTCTTTTGAGGTGACAGGCTCACATTTATTTCTGAGACTATGTCTGTCAAATACCTAAGTCTGAATAGGCATagttttttaattattcttttaaaaatgatattccatgaaaaAAGGTAGCTTAGTTCACTGCTCAGTTGTGCAAGTGCTTTTCTTTGAGGAGATCAGTGAACTTCCTTATGTAGCCAAAGTACTCTGTGTGTACCTCCGATTTTGTTATACAGATGTTATAAAGACATGTACTCAAAGGTTGAGAGTTAACACAGTATTTACTGTTTCATCAAGAACTGGTGTGTGGTTGTGAGGAATATAATGACTACAAACACAGTTTGCTGCCTCCATCTCGATAAGGTACCAGTAGGTTTACCCACCTTTGCTTTTTGCACAATTACTACAAATATCAACGCAGTGAAAAGAGTGAATAAATAATGCCttggtattattatgaaaatagttctgACCTTTTGGACTTCTGGAAAGGTCTCAGGAAACCGCAGGTTCCATGAACCAGACTTTGAGCACCActgttttatccttttttatgGAATCTTACTCTTACATCCATTTTTCATATCTGATTCTGTGATGATTACTCCTTAGTCTGATGGTATCAATCTCAAGCTATTTTCTGTGCTACCATATGCTTCCATCATTTGAGGAAAACACTATAAAGTCATTAATACTAATTTTTTCTGCTCTAGGATAGTCTTAAAATTATTGATTTAACATTGTTTTACTATCTTTTTGTACTTCTAGTTTGACTGTTAATCAGATTTTGTTTCCAAAAAGGGATGATGCTCTTGACATTGGATTCTGATTAATAGATTCAGCTATTTTTAGAACCAGTATAGGAAAGCTCTAAGGCATTtatatattattactttttaaaaatgaaagtctcCTCGTTTATTTTTAGAAGTTGCATTTTCTTGATGGGTTTCTTGAATGATGCAACATTCTTTCACTTTCTTGTATAAATTTATCCAGCACCCATTCCAGTCCTCATCTTACTGATTTCACATACAAATTATATTCTTATAACCTGCATCTGGTTTCTGAGCTGACATAGGGATAtcacatttttcaaatatattcatgTCTTGGATTTCATTTAGTGAGTAGTGAGAGTTTGGACGGTGAGTTACCTTTTCTCCAAACAAGCATATCAAAGAATTTATCCAGATGGATTTGGTTCCTGGTAATAGGTGGTAATGGCAGTAGTTCACATAACAAGGTTATCTGTATACATTCTAGGAGGTTTCTTGTGGAGAACCTCTCTGAGAAATATCTTTGGTCCACTGACTTATTTTCTGGAGGTACCTAGATTGGCTGTTTCCCAGTCTGTCTTTAGAGAAGGGTAGGTCGTTTGGGCAAGCTAGAGGCTGTCCTGTGGGTTGTAGATAGCCTGAAAATGCCACATTACACAAAGCAGCcaccttttcttaatttttgtacaGGTAACATTGACCCCTAAGACTGAAATTTCCTGGAAGAGAAGGGACCTGTGGTTCTGCTAGTTTCATGAGACATGCTTAGAGTTACCAGTAACATTTACACAATCGCGTATCTTAAGGTTACGTTACAGAATTTTCCTTATTGTAGAAAATAACATaggcaaaaataaagacaaaagatgcCCATGATTTtagaagtaaataattttaattccttAGTCTTTTCAGATCCTTTATGCAaggttattttatagttttcaatttcAGAAGTTAGTAAATACTCCCCtaagaaagcatttaaaaattaaattttttagttaattaaattattttcctcatgtgatctctgctttttaaatatacatggTTTAATTGAATATCAGAGTAATGGCAGGGGCACTTATTCTGTGGTTCTTAATTCATTTCATAATTAACATACTCAACACTTATTGCATATTTAAAATCATCAGTGAGAATATAATCCTGGCATTATTGAAAGTAGAACCCATAGGTAATATGAATATAAACTATATGTTTCATCAATTCAAGATGTGTAAAGTgaggttttatttcctttatggaTGATTCCTCCTGGTCGATTAGTGGGTCCCCTAAAGCAAGAaggcagtgacagttttaatgcTTGTAGGAGTGAAATAAATAGCAAGTCTAACTGAAAATATCATCTTGATGAAGTATAAACAAATATCTGAACTTAACACAGTGTGCACTTGGGCTTCTAGTCCCATATCAGAATGTAGAACACATACTTCTTTCAAATATGTGAAGAGTCTCTTGCCTAGAACCTAAGGttctaaaaaaatgaaagggtGTTGGTAGTGCAGACAAAAAGGTTGATTTGACACGTGAAGTTAAAGATGAATTCTCTGTAAAGCTGCTAAGcttggaaataaaatttcttgAGACAGGAACAAGAAGAATTGAGTTGAGAAGTAGTTATCAAAAAGACGTGATTGACTTGGAAATATAATAGCTCATTGATGTTATCCTTATTTTATGCAGCCATTGCCAAAATCTAAAAAAACTTCTAGCAAAGGCAACAAGAAGGAACGGAACAGTTCTGGAATGTCCAGGAAAGCTAAGCGAACCAAATGTCCTGAAATTCTGTCAGATGAATCTAGCAGtgatgaagaggaaaagaaaaacaaagaagagtcTTCAGATGATGAAGATAAAGAAAGTGAAGAGGAGGTAAAATGTTGgggttttttcctcatttctttccatgGAGAGAGTTAAATACTCCTGCTATATAATAGATTAAGACAGAAAGCATAGATTTGAAGGAACTATATGTGTACCATGTTGGTTGTTTTTAATTCCAAAGACACAGAAAGGATTAAGTGTAAACCCTTTCTTTCCCTTAaggagcttttagttttattgccaTGCCAGAGTGTAAGAgttggaaaagaatgaagttgctGTGCACTGTGTTTGAGCTGGACCTTGAAGACTAGAGTAGGTAAATGAAGGGGGAGGAGTACATATCCTGACAGGAACACAAAGgagacttttaaagaaatttttcatAGTATATTAATACTTTATGATTGACTTGTACCATTTTATTCTGCTTTATGCAAAAAGCAAGGGGTTTAAGGACCACCGTTTTATCTCAGTTTGGGATTATTTAATGAGACTAGTGGCATTTGAAGTTTATTTGATTGGTGGGCAAATTTTGTGTCACTTAGGAATGCCTGTCAGTTTCTTTTACTTGGCAGTATTTATAAAATGTTGAGAATGTTTAGTTTCCGAAGAAAAACTTTGGGAAGCAGAGAGCTGCTGAACCATGTAAGGGGTTAACTTTACCTCTCCTTAATATCTTCAATCAAGTAGATGAGGGAGAGGGTACAAGGAGGTGATTTCCTGTTATTGTTAACAGTGTTTTGCTGGCTCTGTTTTGACTTGTTTTGGTGCTCTCTTTAATGATCAGAACTTGCTGTGTAAATTGGGTAATCCCCCTTGTCTTATGTAGGGGCTTGATTAATGTGGCTTGACATTTTGGACCAAGATGATTCTTTGGTGTTGGAGGGGGCTGTCTTGTGCATTGCAGAGTATTTGTCCACTAGATGCCGGTAGCACAttcctgcccccagcctccagct
This genomic interval from Lagenorhynchus albirostris chromosome 10, mLagAlb1.1, whole genome shotgun sequence contains the following:
- the DEK gene encoding protein DEK, with protein sequence MSSSGPAAEGEGAPAQPASEKEPERPGPREESEEEDEDDDEEEEEEEKEKSLIVEGKREKKKVERLTMQVSSLQREPFTIAQGKGQKLCEIERIHFFLSKKKTDELRNLHKLLYNRPGTVSSLKKNVGQFSGFPFEKGSIQYKKKEEMLKKFRNAMLKSICEVLDLERSGVNSELVKRILNFLMHPKPSGKPLPKSKKTSSKGNKKERNSSGMSRKAKRTKCPEILSDESSSDEEEKKNKEESSDDEDKESEEEPPKKTSKREKPKQKATSKSKKSVKSANVKKADSSTTKKNQNSSKKESESEDSSDDEPLIKKLKKPPTDEELKETVKKLLASANLEEVTMKQICKEVYENYPAYDLTERKEFIKTTVKELIS